A genomic window from Mesosutterella faecium includes:
- the lptF gene encoding LPS export ABC transporter permease LptF, with product MIFKRSLVSEFTNTAGGVFTVLFSIVLTVALVRILARVNSGSYDQGSILQIVLYSALTYLAPLLAMSLFIAILIALIRSWQQNEMVVWFSSGGLSLLAWLRPVLRFSIPIVLLTALVSLVLAPWARNQMEMNKSQFSQRDDTAKVASGQFIESQGGKRVFFIEQADEDQEFVKGIFVSENRGDKRTIVVAREGRLMTNDAGDRYVELKSGRRYVVPAQNPSFQITEFDKYGIRLDIKPDQALSVNKAQALTTDELWKNRQDPKNMGQLFWRLSWPFVALNLALLAIPLSFSNPRAGRSLNLVVAVLIYILYLNSVSAVQTMITNSRLTWVQGMLAVHGAVLLITTVLFIRRIWFQRWLPPQLSIGYWRTRGK from the coding sequence ATGATATTCAAACGTTCGCTGGTTTCAGAGTTTACGAATACAGCCGGGGGAGTATTCACTGTTCTTTTCTCGATCGTGTTGACCGTTGCGCTGGTTCGAATTCTGGCAAGGGTGAACAGCGGTTCTTACGATCAGGGCTCGATTCTTCAAATTGTTCTGTATTCAGCGCTGACTTACCTTGCGCCACTTTTGGCCATGTCCCTGTTCATTGCCATTCTGATCGCATTGATTCGCAGCTGGCAACAGAACGAAATGGTGGTCTGGTTCTCTTCCGGCGGGCTGTCGCTCTTGGCTTGGCTCAGACCGGTCCTCCGCTTTTCTATTCCTATTGTTCTTTTGACCGCATTGGTTTCGCTGGTTCTGGCCCCATGGGCGCGCAACCAGATGGAGATGAATAAATCCCAGTTCAGCCAGAGGGACGATACGGCAAAAGTCGCATCAGGGCAGTTCATTGAATCCCAGGGCGGCAAGCGGGTTTTTTTCATAGAGCAGGCTGACGAGGATCAGGAGTTTGTAAAAGGGATTTTTGTTTCTGAAAACCGCGGTGATAAAAGAACAATCGTGGTGGCGAGGGAAGGTCGCCTGATGACGAACGACGCGGGCGACCGCTATGTTGAATTAAAAAGCGGCCGTCGCTACGTCGTTCCAGCGCAGAATCCTTCTTTTCAAATTACCGAGTTTGATAAATACGGCATCCGTCTCGACATCAAGCCGGATCAGGCTTTGTCCGTCAACAAGGCCCAGGCTCTCACTACGGACGAGCTCTGGAAGAATCGGCAGGATCCAAAGAACATGGGGCAGCTCTTCTGGCGGCTGTCCTGGCCTTTCGTCGCGCTAAATCTCGCGCTGCTGGCGATACCGCTTTCTTTCTCTAACCCCAGGGCCGGCCGCTCACTTAATCTTGTCGTTGCGGTCTTGATTTACATCCTCTACCTAAATTCCGTGTCAGCAGTGCAGACAATGATCACCAACTCTCGACTGACTTGGGTGCAGGGAATGCTGGCAGTCCATGGAGCCGTGTTACTGATAACTACAGTTCTTTTTATTCGCAGGATTTGGTTTCAACGTTGGTTGCCGCCTCAGCTGTCCATTGGTTATTGGCGGACTCGTGGTAAATAA
- the uvrA gene encoding excinuclease ABC subunit UvrA, with amino-acid sequence MSNSNLPALAQPKIRIRGAKQNNLKNVSVDLDLGQLTVVTGVSGSGKSSLVFDTLYAEGQRRYIETLSPYARQFLDRMDRPRVDAIEGVPPAIAIDQTNPVRTSRSTVGTMTELNDHIKLLFAKCASLYCPRCGKKIEKENPESIWEKIQKYSAALGDPRLLINFTSQIPRRFGLNKALSALSAQGFTHIYRQTSSASGWDLEVTADRFRAGRAEASRAIEAIEQALKLGKGKLTVRALAADGKEAAQWRFSQDFGCADCGLSFAPALPSTFSFNSPLGACPTCRGFGRVIGVDFGLVVPNPRLSLEEHAIKPWSTPSFAECQQDLLRYARKAGIPTNVPFEDLTPDDRWWILEGSPDWTGDWEHQWYGVRHFFEWLETKSYKMHIRVLLSRYRSYTVCPDCNGSRLRPEALFWRLGSCANADAALKPQGDEPEIKRFRPKGVTIPQPLFDNLPGLTVHDLMRLPLVRLRRFFDSFASEQSLPPEALPVLKEIQTRIRYLCDVGVGYLDLDRQSRTLSGGEVQRLNLTTALGTSLVNSLFVLDEPSIGLHPRDMDRLNSIMRSLTAAGNTLVIVEHDPQVMLKADRIIDMGPGAGEKGGTIDFSGTPAEIFASNTQTGLYLSGKKKIIHKAGRKPDMTHCLSLKGVRANNLRNIAVSIPLHCLTCVTGVSGSGKSTLIQDVLVPAINKLKGLPSETPGKFDSLEGVDLIDGVDFVDQSPIGKTSRSNPVSYVGAFDPIRKLFVKTDVARLQGWTASTFSFNSGDGRCPTCMGSGYEHVEMQFLSDVYLQCPDCKGRRYRDEVLQAKLERNGRKASIADVLDMTVTEACAFFSQDLEILSLLRPLIDVGLDYLKLGQPVPSLSGGEAQRLKLAGFLAEALQRPARPRNSGEKPKGRLLVFDEPTTGLHFSDIDKLLAALRKIIDAGHSALVVEHNLDVIANADWIIDLGPEGGDAGGRVVAAGTVPDIEACGESYTGQALLSYRQAIESGRPFAQNFTRTPPVASLSPQSRGKARALKGQISVVNAREHNLKNLTVNIPRDKFTVVTGLSGSGKSTLAFDIVFKEGQRRYLESLNAYARSIVQPAARADVDAVLGIPPTVAIEQRTSRGGRKSTVATMTEIYHFLRLLFMKLGTQYCPNCGIEVRPQSPAAIVEAVRKSSRNSRIMILAPLVSHRKGIYTELAKWADKHGYKELRVDGKLADTRKFPKLARYAEHSIELPVAELEVTEKTLPELKAHIATAITLGKGIVGILRLDAIPAAGKLPEMEVFSTKRACPSCGMSFPDLDPRLFSYNSKMGWCPTCFGTGVLLKGFDASQTGEEQAWASEAGEPETICPDCHGLRLNKIALSVKFSGHSISDLCRMTVDEAIGFFKSLRLSEHDATIASDILKELTSRLSFLSKVGLGYLSLDRASPTLSGGEAQRIRLASQLGSNLRGVCYVLDEPTIGLHPRDNGILLDAIGALSKKGNTLLVVEHDEDTIRRADHIIDIGPGAGSEGGTLVAEGSVRDIIKAPKSVTGQMLAHPHLHLLSPRRPFNPSKDPCLTLVGARLHNLQVDRVCFPLNRLTVITGVSGSGKSSLCRDVLLHNLQAAIAGKGKNSTPSWQGCQGIENWESVGRVLEVDQTPIGKTPRSCPATYVGIWDAIRKILAGSNLAKERGYTASRFSFNTKGGRCETCAGQGLRTIEMSFLPEVKVICEDCGGKRFNEQTLEVLWKGKSAGDILQMSVRDAAEFFASTPAIARPLKLLDSVGLGYLTLGQPSPTLSGGEAQRIKLVAELSKVRETAAAARQDKTGDLYVLDEPTVGLHMADVQKLVNVLHRLVDAGNTVIVIEHNLDVMAEADWIIDMGPEGGSAGGHVVATGTPLEVSVAGTATGKVLSEFMKQHAKKA; translated from the coding sequence GTGTCAAACTCCAATCTTCCCGCTCTCGCTCAGCCGAAAATTCGGATTCGAGGCGCAAAACAAAACAACCTGAAGAACGTTTCCGTCGACCTTGACCTCGGACAGCTCACCGTCGTAACAGGAGTTTCCGGCTCCGGGAAAAGTTCTTTGGTTTTCGACACGCTTTACGCCGAAGGCCAGCGCCGGTACATAGAAACACTCAGCCCTTACGCAAGGCAGTTCCTGGACAGGATGGACCGCCCCCGCGTTGACGCCATCGAAGGCGTGCCTCCGGCCATTGCCATTGACCAGACGAATCCGGTCCGAACGTCTCGCTCGACGGTCGGCACCATGACGGAGCTCAACGACCACATCAAGCTGCTGTTTGCCAAATGCGCCTCGCTGTACTGCCCCCGCTGCGGCAAAAAGATAGAGAAGGAGAACCCCGAATCCATCTGGGAAAAAATCCAGAAATACTCCGCCGCTTTAGGCGATCCCAGGCTTCTGATCAACTTCACATCCCAGATTCCCCGTCGCTTCGGGCTGAACAAGGCGCTGAGTGCCCTGTCAGCCCAGGGCTTCACGCACATCTACCGGCAGACTTCCTCCGCTTCCGGCTGGGATCTTGAGGTCACGGCAGACCGTTTCCGGGCCGGGCGCGCTGAAGCCTCGCGCGCCATTGAAGCCATTGAGCAGGCCCTGAAGCTTGGCAAGGGAAAACTGACCGTAAGGGCGCTCGCGGCAGATGGCAAAGAGGCCGCCCAGTGGCGCTTCTCCCAGGACTTCGGATGCGCGGACTGCGGGCTCAGCTTCGCCCCCGCTCTGCCTTCGACCTTCAGCTTCAATTCCCCGCTGGGCGCCTGCCCCACCTGCAGAGGCTTTGGAAGAGTCATCGGCGTAGATTTCGGCCTGGTAGTGCCCAATCCCCGGCTTTCATTGGAAGAGCACGCCATCAAGCCCTGGAGCACTCCGTCTTTTGCAGAGTGCCAGCAGGATCTGCTGCGGTACGCCCGCAAGGCCGGCATACCCACTAACGTTCCTTTCGAGGATCTCACGCCGGACGACCGCTGGTGGATCCTCGAGGGCAGCCCCGATTGGACGGGAGACTGGGAACACCAGTGGTACGGCGTCCGGCACTTCTTTGAATGGCTCGAAACGAAATCGTACAAAATGCACATCAGAGTGCTTTTGTCCCGATACAGAAGCTACACCGTGTGCCCGGACTGCAATGGCTCTAGGCTCAGGCCTGAGGCATTATTCTGGCGCCTTGGGTCCTGCGCAAACGCTGACGCGGCACTCAAGCCTCAAGGCGATGAGCCCGAAATCAAGCGCTTCCGTCCCAAGGGCGTCACCATCCCCCAGCCCCTTTTTGACAATCTGCCGGGGCTCACTGTTCATGATCTAATGCGGCTGCCCCTGGTCCGGCTGCGGCGGTTTTTTGACAGTTTTGCCTCTGAACAGTCCCTGCCCCCGGAAGCGCTGCCTGTTCTGAAGGAAATTCAGACGAGGATCCGTTACCTGTGTGACGTCGGCGTAGGGTACCTGGATTTGGATCGGCAGAGCCGGACCCTGTCCGGAGGGGAAGTGCAGCGCCTTAACCTAACAACCGCTCTTGGCACCTCCCTGGTGAATTCCCTGTTTGTTCTTGATGAACCCTCCATCGGCCTGCATCCCCGCGACATGGACCGCCTTAACTCCATCATGCGCAGTCTGACGGCGGCGGGCAACACGCTGGTCATAGTTGAGCACGACCCTCAGGTCATGCTCAAGGCAGACCGCATTATCGACATGGGGCCCGGGGCTGGCGAAAAGGGGGGAACCATCGACTTTTCCGGCACGCCGGCGGAAATTTTCGCTTCCAATACGCAAACCGGCCTGTATCTGTCCGGGAAAAAGAAAATCATTCATAAAGCCGGCCGAAAGCCGGACATGACGCACTGCCTCTCTCTGAAAGGAGTGCGTGCCAACAACCTTCGCAACATTGCCGTATCCATTCCCCTGCACTGCCTGACCTGCGTCACGGGCGTGTCGGGTTCCGGAAAATCCACCCTCATTCAGGATGTTCTGGTTCCCGCTATCAACAAGCTGAAAGGGCTGCCTTCGGAAACTCCCGGAAAGTTTGACTCCCTGGAGGGCGTTGACCTCATCGACGGAGTGGACTTTGTAGATCAGTCGCCGATTGGCAAAACCTCGCGGTCCAATCCAGTGAGCTATGTCGGGGCGTTCGATCCTATCCGCAAGCTGTTCGTCAAAACAGACGTGGCCCGGCTCCAGGGATGGACGGCAAGCACTTTCAGCTTCAATTCCGGAGACGGCCGCTGCCCGACCTGCATGGGATCCGGCTATGAGCATGTGGAGATGCAGTTCCTTTCCGACGTCTACCTCCAGTGCCCTGACTGCAAGGGGCGGCGCTACCGGGACGAAGTCCTGCAGGCAAAGCTGGAAAGAAACGGCCGCAAAGCCTCCATTGCAGACGTGCTGGACATGACGGTCACCGAGGCCTGCGCCTTTTTCTCACAGGATCTGGAAATCCTCTCCCTCCTTCGCCCTCTCATCGACGTTGGACTTGATTACCTGAAGCTCGGGCAGCCGGTCCCCTCCCTGTCGGGAGGCGAAGCGCAGCGGCTTAAGCTCGCAGGCTTCCTGGCCGAAGCGCTACAGCGCCCCGCCAGGCCCCGCAATTCCGGGGAAAAGCCCAAAGGTAGACTTCTTGTTTTTGATGAACCCACGACGGGGCTGCATTTTTCTGATATAGACAAACTGCTTGCAGCGCTAAGGAAAATTATCGACGCCGGACATTCAGCACTCGTTGTAGAACACAATCTTGACGTCATTGCCAACGCGGACTGGATCATCGACCTAGGCCCCGAAGGCGGCGATGCGGGTGGCCGCGTCGTGGCTGCCGGTACGGTCCCGGACATCGAAGCCTGCGGTGAGTCCTATACCGGGCAGGCCCTGTTGTCCTACCGCCAGGCCATTGAGTCCGGCCGACCCTTTGCGCAGAACTTCACCCGCACGCCTCCGGTCGCCTCGCTCAGCCCTCAGTCCCGCGGAAAAGCGCGGGCCCTCAAAGGCCAGATCAGCGTGGTTAACGCACGCGAGCACAATCTGAAGAACCTCACTGTCAATATTCCGCGCGATAAATTTACGGTTGTGACCGGGTTGTCCGGATCAGGCAAATCCACGCTGGCCTTTGACATCGTCTTTAAGGAAGGACAAAGGCGCTATCTGGAATCGCTCAACGCTTATGCGCGTTCCATCGTCCAGCCTGCGGCAAGAGCAGATGTGGACGCCGTGCTGGGAATACCGCCCACGGTGGCCATTGAACAGAGAACCTCCCGCGGAGGCCGCAAATCCACCGTCGCCACGATGACGGAGATTTACCATTTCCTGCGCCTCCTGTTCATGAAGCTGGGAACGCAGTACTGCCCGAACTGCGGCATTGAGGTCCGCCCGCAGTCTCCGGCCGCCATAGTTGAAGCGGTCAGGAAATCGTCTCGAAACTCGAGAATCATGATCCTGGCCCCCCTTGTTTCCCATCGGAAGGGAATTTACACAGAGCTGGCCAAGTGGGCTGACAAACACGGCTACAAGGAACTGCGCGTAGACGGCAAGCTGGCCGACACCCGCAAATTCCCCAAACTGGCCCGGTATGCAGAACACTCTATTGAACTGCCCGTGGCAGAACTGGAAGTGACGGAGAAAACACTTCCGGAACTCAAAGCTCATATCGCCACGGCCATCACGCTGGGAAAGGGCATCGTAGGCATATTGAGGCTCGATGCCATCCCCGCCGCAGGCAAGCTCCCTGAAATGGAGGTGTTCTCAACCAAACGAGCCTGTCCTTCCTGCGGCATGAGCTTTCCTGATCTCGATCCCAGGCTGTTCTCCTACAACAGCAAAATGGGCTGGTGCCCGACCTGTTTTGGAACCGGAGTTCTCCTGAAAGGATTCGATGCCAGTCAGACTGGCGAGGAACAGGCTTGGGCCTCTGAAGCCGGGGAGCCTGAAACGATATGTCCGGACTGCCACGGACTGCGGCTAAATAAAATTGCCCTGTCAGTCAAGTTCTCGGGGCACAGCATCAGTGATCTTTGCCGCATGACCGTGGATGAAGCCATCGGTTTCTTCAAGAGCCTGCGGCTTTCTGAACACGACGCAACCATTGCAAGCGACATTCTCAAGGAACTCACCTCCCGTCTGTCTTTCCTCTCGAAGGTGGGCTTGGGCTATCTGTCGCTGGACCGGGCCTCTCCCACGCTGTCCGGGGGCGAAGCCCAGCGCATCAGACTCGCTTCCCAGCTGGGCTCGAACCTGCGCGGCGTCTGCTATGTACTGGATGAGCCTACGATCGGGCTCCATCCACGAGACAACGGAATACTGCTGGACGCCATCGGCGCCTTGTCAAAGAAAGGCAACACGCTGCTCGTCGTCGAGCACGACGAGGACACCATCCGAAGAGCCGACCATATCATCGACATCGGCCCCGGCGCCGGCAGCGAGGGGGGAACCCTGGTTGCCGAAGGATCCGTTCGCGACATCATCAAAGCCCCGAAGTCCGTGACCGGGCAGATGCTGGCGCATCCGCATCTGCACTTGCTGTCGCCGCGCCGGCCGTTCAATCCTTCCAAAGATCCATGCCTCACGCTTGTCGGGGCCCGACTGCACAACCTGCAGGTAGACCGCGTCTGCTTCCCATTGAACCGGCTTACTGTCATAACAGGCGTTTCGGGCTCAGGAAAATCCAGCCTCTGCAGAGACGTGTTGCTGCACAATCTGCAGGCGGCCATTGCTGGCAAAGGGAAAAATTCCACTCCCTCATGGCAGGGCTGTCAGGGCATTGAAAACTGGGAAAGCGTCGGGCGGGTTCTCGAAGTTGACCAGACGCCCATAGGAAAAACGCCTCGTTCCTGCCCCGCCACCTATGTCGGCATTTGGGACGCGATCCGTAAAATCCTTGCCGGATCCAATCTTGCCAAGGAGAGAGGGTATACGGCGAGCCGCTTTTCTTTCAACACCAAAGGCGGACGATGCGAGACTTGTGCTGGTCAGGGGCTGAGAACCATTGAGATGAGTTTCCTACCAGAGGTCAAGGTTATCTGCGAGGACTGCGGGGGCAAGCGCTTCAATGAACAGACCCTGGAGGTGCTCTGGAAAGGCAAAAGCGCGGGGGACATTCTGCAGATGTCCGTCAGGGACGCCGCGGAGTTTTTCGCATCGACACCTGCCATCGCGCGCCCCCTGAAGCTGCTTGACTCGGTGGGGCTAGGCTATCTGACGCTGGGCCAGCCTTCGCCGACGCTCTCAGGCGGGGAAGCTCAGCGCATCAAGCTCGTCGCGGAACTCTCAAAAGTGCGAGAAACTGCAGCGGCAGCCCGCCAGGACAAAACTGGAGATCTCTACGTCCTTGATGAGCCTACCGTGGGCCTACACATGGCCGATGTGCAGAAACTCGTCAACGTCCTTCACAGGCTTGTCGATGCCGGCAATACCGTCATAGTCATAGAGCACAACCTTGACGTCATGGCTGAGGCCGACTGGATCATTGACATGGGGCCGGAAGGCGGGAGTGCCGGTGGTCATGTTGTAGCAACAGGAACCCCCCTCGAAGTCAGCGTTGCCGGCACTGCGACAGGAAAGGTGCTGTCTGAATTCATGAAACAGCACGCCAAAAAAGCCTGA
- the lptG gene encoding LPS export ABC transporter permease LptG: MRVITRHLTAQIFLATALVLLALIGLFLFFDLIAQVGKIGTRYSLAQAFLITALEIPSRLYEVMPIAVLLGAVYTLSRWASTSEFTILRVAGLSPVGFAKALAVPAVIFVTLTYLLGELIAPMADRFNKDVQVVINNKSITSESYRSGVWARDQILGKNRETLGVRYVNVKSLDSGRAKSAKGWRVFEFNSNDELVRMIEASEGSYNGKEWILKNATIFRLPTLNRNSETDAPSKILLNHESTLPLRTSLEPNILSVMVADAPESMSMADLWSYLQHLRSNKEETGRYEIAFWKKAFYPLSIFVMLALSMPFAYLSARAGGVSIKIFLGVMIGILFYALNSLFSYLGGASTLPPVLAALFPPAVVLLLAACAVWRVEHR, encoded by the coding sequence ATGCGAGTTATTACACGCCATTTGACAGCTCAGATTTTTCTGGCGACAGCGCTTGTTCTGCTGGCCCTCATTGGGCTGTTCCTTTTCTTTGACCTGATTGCCCAGGTGGGAAAGATCGGAACGCGCTACAGTTTGGCGCAGGCTTTTCTGATCACAGCGCTCGAAATTCCATCCCGACTGTATGAGGTGATGCCAATCGCCGTGCTGCTGGGCGCGGTGTACACCCTCAGCCGCTGGGCCTCAACTTCCGAATTCACGATTCTGCGGGTTGCGGGACTGAGCCCTGTAGGCTTTGCAAAGGCCTTGGCCGTGCCGGCCGTTATTTTTGTCACCCTGACGTATCTTTTAGGCGAGTTAATCGCGCCTATGGCCGACCGCTTTAATAAGGACGTACAGGTGGTTATTAACAACAAGTCCATAACTTCGGAATCGTACAGATCGGGCGTATGGGCCAGAGATCAGATTCTTGGAAAAAATCGCGAAACGCTCGGGGTGAGGTATGTTAACGTCAAAAGCCTTGACTCCGGGCGGGCGAAGTCGGCAAAAGGCTGGCGGGTGTTCGAGTTCAACTCCAATGACGAGCTGGTGCGAATGATTGAAGCTTCGGAAGGAAGCTATAACGGCAAGGAATGGATTCTTAAGAATGCCACCATTTTCAGGCTGCCAACCTTAAACCGGAATTCGGAAACCGATGCGCCGTCGAAGATTCTGCTAAATCACGAATCAACCCTGCCTTTGAGGACGTCGCTCGAACCCAACATCTTAAGCGTAATGGTGGCCGATGCGCCGGAGTCTATGTCCATGGCGGATCTTTGGTCCTATCTCCAGCATTTAAGGAGCAATAAAGAAGAAACAGGACGATATGAGATCGCGTTTTGGAAAAAGGCGTTTTATCCGCTTTCCATTTTCGTTATGCTTGCGCTCTCCATGCCTTTCGCGTATCTGAGTGCCCGCGCCGGAGGGGTTTCCATCAAAATTTTCCTCGGCGTGATGATCGGAATTCTGTTTTACGCTCTCAACAGCCTGTTCTCGTACTTGGGCGGTGCAAGCACGCTGCCGCCCGTGCTGGCGGCTCTCTTCCCGCCTGCCGTAGTGCTTCTGCTGGCAGCCTGCGCCGTGTGGCGGGTTGAGCATCGATAG
- a CDS encoding mechanosensitive ion channel family protein: MSENSPLSELAQTTVLLDNIEEAIVGGWKTEYVWQLAAFVVAIAVAWFLSRRFNAWAFCHSPSKSDESWHSRIRRYLIDISSHLSFSLIAASTLWLLVWLIEHAGLVSSHSSLVFAQLGYLVFYGFALLRLLLYALRGMLGEKLVTPALTKVITWVFWILVALEFAGVLPAVIHFMETQSIPIGKENLTLWTAFSGLVSVLLTLGVANWLANLIDEAFRRSATMAPNLKVVLGRICRWVLMVAAVLIAMSSVGIDLTVLSVFGGALGVGVGFGLQKIASNYISGFIILLDRSVKIGDFVEIGGFKGKITEINTRYTVVNDWNGVDNIVPNETFVTSSVKNYYHTDNASVAVIKVSVAYGSDLNKALDILREEANKPDRVIKTKRGWTGITNLGDSAVNLEAGVWVSNIGDGTVGLRTQILINVLKRYSEEGIEVPFPQVDLHVRDGAGKYMSAETLAAVLASIQESEAKPAAQS; this comes from the coding sequence ATGTCTGAAAATTCGCCTCTTTCCGAGCTCGCCCAGACCACGGTGTTGCTTGACAATATTGAGGAAGCCATTGTCGGCGGCTGGAAAACGGAGTATGTCTGGCAGCTGGCTGCGTTTGTCGTTGCCATTGCCGTTGCCTGGTTTCTCAGCCGCCGATTCAATGCCTGGGCATTCTGTCACAGTCCCTCCAAGTCAGATGAGTCCTGGCACAGCCGGATCAGGAGATACTTGATCGACATCTCGAGCCATTTGTCTTTTTCTCTCATCGCAGCCTCGACTCTTTGGCTCCTTGTCTGGCTGATAGAACATGCCGGGCTGGTGTCGAGCCACAGCTCGCTGGTTTTCGCTCAACTTGGCTATCTTGTTTTTTATGGCTTCGCCCTGCTAAGGCTGCTGCTTTACGCACTGCGTGGCATGTTGGGCGAAAAACTGGTGACCCCGGCGCTCACCAAGGTCATCACCTGGGTGTTCTGGATTCTGGTGGCGCTTGAATTTGCCGGGGTTCTTCCGGCAGTCATCCATTTCATGGAGACGCAGTCCATCCCAATCGGGAAGGAGAACCTCACCCTCTGGACTGCTTTCTCCGGTCTGGTGTCCGTACTGCTGACTTTGGGTGTGGCTAACTGGCTTGCCAACCTGATAGACGAGGCCTTCCGGCGTTCGGCGACGATGGCCCCGAATCTGAAAGTCGTCCTGGGCCGGATCTGCCGCTGGGTGCTGATGGTGGCGGCGGTCTTGATCGCCATGAGTTCTGTGGGCATTGATCTGACTGTGCTTTCAGTCTTTGGTGGAGCGCTGGGCGTTGGCGTTGGCTTCGGTCTGCAGAAAATTGCAAGCAACTACATTTCCGGCTTCATTATTTTGCTGGATCGATCCGTCAAAATTGGAGATTTTGTGGAGATCGGCGGGTTCAAAGGAAAAATAACGGAAATAAACACCCGCTATACCGTTGTCAATGACTGGAACGGGGTCGACAATATTGTCCCTAACGAAACGTTTGTCACCAGCTCAGTAAAGAATTACTACCACACAGACAACGCCAGTGTTGCGGTGATTAAAGTGTCAGTCGCTTACGGCAGCGACCTGAACAAGGCCTTGGATATTCTTCGCGAGGAAGCTAACAAGCCCGATCGAGTGATCAAGACCAAAAGAGGCTGGACCGGTATTACCAATCTGGGCGACAGCGCGGTTAATTTGGAGGCGGGAGTCTGGGTGTCGAATATCGGGGACGGAACGGTCGGCCTCAGGACGCAGATTCTGATCAATGTTCTGAAGCGCTACTCCGAGGAGGGCATCGAAGTGCCGTTCCCGCAGGTCGATCTTCATGTGAGGGACGGGGCCGGGAAGTACATGAGCGCCGAGACTCTGGCTGCAGTTCTCGCGAGCATTCAGGAAAGCGAGGCGAAACCCGCGGCTCAATCCTGA